The Rhizobium sp. CCGE531 genomic sequence TCGTCGTTCGGTTGCGCGCCCGGTAGACAAACTATATTGCGACGAAAGAGACCAAGATGGTTGCTCTCATGGAGGTTATATATCTGGTCAGCAGAAGGGAACCCACTCAACAGAATTGCTAAGACATGGATATTTAATACGTCGGGCGGTCCCTCGCGCAGTTCAAAAAATCGTTTCTTGAGCTCAGGGCGATCCGCGCATGGTTCACTAAAATCGAAAGCAACTATGTCGTAGGCATCGGTATCTGACCGAGGGCTGTAGCGACGGACTCCTCCAGAAGTAATAATATGACTGCCGGAATCAGTCAGCATTGCGACCTGTGTTTCGTCCCTTCCACGAAGTTGATGCTGTGTGGCTAGCAGTATTTGACGACCACGATAACGAATCGCCGTTGCTGAGCCGACAAGGGAAACCTTGAAAACTTCATGGTCGTTGTTGATTATCAAATTAAATACGTGGCGAGAAAGAACACTCTCGATCGAACGTCCTGGAATGATCAGACCATTGATTTCGACGCCATGATCGGAAAACTGGCGAAGTATAGTACCCCGCATCTGATCTTCGTGAATCAAGCAAGCACCTCTAGTAAAGCGCATCCGCCAACGATCTACGCTCGGAGAAAAATGGTCTCTGAATCAGACAAGCATAAGATCAACTGTTTATTTCGTCGCCTCAAAACAAATTTCAAGTACAGCAAGGGATGAAACACTTGCTGCAGATGACCCATTACCGAACCGTTTAATGATGATCACTCAAGCTAAGTGCCGTCGCGCGTGGTCGGTATGCCACGCGGGGCCAGCACCGGCACGAAGACGCGGCGCGAGGCGCGAACGGCAACCGGCAGCCCCTGATAGAGCCGCTTCTGCGCCTCGACGATAATGACGCCGGAGAAAGCGGGCCAAAGAGTACGGCCGATCCGCTCGAAAGCATGGCGCAGCCGCAGCACCGCGCGCAGCTTGGAAGGTGGGAAGAACAGCGCCTCGGCCGTAGCACCCGGCGTGAAATTGGTTTCCCGCAGCAGCGACGTGAGCTGGCCGCGCGAATAGGGCCGGCCGGAGCCGAACGGCGTGTGCTCCATCCGCGCCCAGACGCCGCGGCGGTTCGGCACGGCAATCACAAGCCGCCCACCCGGCGCCAGCACCCGCCAAAGCTCCTTCAAGGTCTCGCGCGGGCTTTCGGCGAATTCCAGCGAATGCACCATCAGCACGCGATCGATCGAACTATCCGGCAATGGCAGTTCTTCATCGAAAATCAGCGCCGTCGACGATGCCGAGCCCATCGGCCAGTTCACCGCGCCCTGCCCCGCCGGCATGAAGGCGAAGGTGCGCTCGGTATCGCCACGGAAGCGATCGAGATAGGGAACGACATAGCCGAGGCCGACAAGCCGCTCCTCCGGCATACGCGCCCAGATGGAGGAAAGCGCCATGGCAATCGACTGCTCCGCCAAGCGACCGAGCTCGGAATGATAAAACTGGCGGAGATCGACGATATCGGTATGCATCGAAACAAATGTTACCAGCCGAACGTTGGACTTCAAGGCCGAACGGCTTACATTCTGCACTAACGGAAAAGACGAGGACGATTTTGATCATGAAACCATTGGAATTAGAGATATTTATCTGCCGTTCCGACAATTACGGCGTCTTGGTCCATGATCCCGAAACCGGGCTGACGGCATCGATCGACGCTCCGGAGGCGAATGCGATCCTGAAGGCGGCCGAGCGCCGCGGCTGGGCGATCAGCCATATCCTGACGACCCATCATCACACCGATCATGTCGAGGGCAATCTGGCGCTGAAGGAGCAGTTCGGCTGCGAGATCATCGGCCCGATCAACGAGGCCGTCGCCATTCCCGGCCTCGATCGCGCCGTCGCCGACGGCGATACGTTCGAGTTCGCCGGCCACACGGTCAATGTCATCGAAACACCCGGCCACACCGCCGGCCATGTCTGCTATCACTTTGCCGACGACAAGCTGCTGTTTGCCGCCGACACATTGTTTGCGCTGGGTTGCGGCCGCCTGTTCGAACGGCCGGCAACGGATATGTGGGCCTCCCTGCAGAAGCTTGCGGTCCTGCCGGACGAAACGGCCGTCTATTTCGGTCATGAATATACACTCTCGAATGCCCGCTTCGCGCTGACCATCGATCCAGACAATGAGCGGCTGAAGGCACGCGCCGCCGACATCGAGGCGTTGAGGGTGGAAGGCAAGTTCACCATTCCGACGACGCTGGCGCTGGAGAAGGAAACGAACCCGTTCCTGCGCGCCGCCGATCCCGCGATCCGACGCCACCTTTTGATGGAAAGCCGCAGCAACGACGAGGTCTTTGCCGAGATCCGCAAGCGCAAGGACAATTTCTGATGCAGGCAAAAGAGATTATCGAAACGCTTTCCATGCAGCGGCATCCGGAAGGCGGCTGGTACGTGCAGACGTTCCGGGACGAGAACGGCGGCGCACGCGGCCACTCCACGGCGATCTACTACCTGCTCGAGGCCGGCGAGCGCTCGCATTGGCATCGGGTGCGCGATGCGGCCGAGGTCTGGCACTACTACGCAGGCGCGCCGCTCGCCCTGCATCGCTCGGCCGACGGCAAGGCCAGTGAAAGGCTCGTTCTCGGCATCGACCTCGTAAAGGGCCAACGCCCGCAGGCGATCATTCCGGCCAACTGGTGGCAATCGGCCGAAAGCCTCGGCGAATTCACGCTTGTCGGCTGCACGGTCGCACCCGGCTTCGAATTTTCAAGCTTCGAGATGGCCGCGCCGGACTGGAAGCCCGCCTCGGGTTGAGCTTCATTACCTTTCATTGACATCACGCAGGATGCGGGCAGACGGCGCGGAGCAACGGCCTTGAAAAAGCTTGGGGCTGTGACAGCTTTACAGGGGGGGAGAGAATATTGGTTCATCCTGAGGAGGTTTTTTCGTGCGTTTGTTGTTTCCTTTGCTCGTTACGGCAGGCTGTATCATGAGCGTCCCTGCCCTTGCCCTTGATGCGCCGGCTTCGCCGCCGGCCGCCCAGCCCCTGAAAAACTTCGTGACCTCGGTCGAAAAGGACGGCTCGATCACCTT encodes the following:
- a CDS encoding class I SAM-dependent methyltransferase: MKSNVRLVTFVSMHTDIVDLRQFYHSELGRLAEQSIAMALSSIWARMPEERLVGLGYVVPYLDRFRGDTERTFAFMPAGQGAVNWPMGSASSTALIFDEELPLPDSSIDRVLMVHSLEFAESPRETLKELWRVLAPGGRLVIAVPNRRGVWARMEHTPFGSGRPYSRGQLTSLLRETNFTPGATAEALFFPPSKLRAVLRLRHAFERIGRTLWPAFSGVIIVEAQKRLYQGLPVAVRASRRVFVPVLAPRGIPTTRDGT
- the gloB gene encoding hydroxyacylglutathione hydrolase, which produces MKPLELEIFICRSDNYGVLVHDPETGLTASIDAPEANAILKAAERRGWAISHILTTHHHTDHVEGNLALKEQFGCEIIGPINEAVAIPGLDRAVADGDTFEFAGHTVNVIETPGHTAGHVCYHFADDKLLFAADTLFALGCGRLFERPATDMWASLQKLAVLPDETAVYFGHEYTLSNARFALTIDPDNERLKARAADIEALRVEGKFTIPTTLALEKETNPFLRAADPAIRRHLLMESRSNDEVFAEIRKRKDNF
- a CDS encoding cupin domain-containing protein — its product is MQAKEIIETLSMQRHPEGGWYVQTFRDENGGARGHSTAIYYLLEAGERSHWHRVRDAAEVWHYYAGAPLALHRSADGKASERLVLGIDLVKGQRPQAIIPANWWQSAESLGEFTLVGCTVAPGFEFSSFEMAAPDWKPASG